In Scylla paramamosain isolate STU-SP2022 chromosome 1, ASM3559412v1, whole genome shotgun sequence, one DNA window encodes the following:
- the LOC135108993 gene encoding uncharacterized protein LOC135108993 isoform X5 has protein sequence MPVYHITAADGEEVWVAAARRRMQDGRLWRRKQEEDLDTCFSSGLFPFASLGWPGQGRGETMPDLARFYATTLKTGHGILFWVAQVVMLGLDLMRRLSFETVLLHGLQGDGGGHKMSKSWGSVKDLLDVISGASLEVCDLLVLECVLY, from the exons ATGCCAGTGTACCACATCACTGCAGCAGATGGCGaggaggtgtgggtggcggcTGCTCGGAGGAGGATGCAAGACGGAAGgctgtggagaaggaag caggaggaagatctGGACACCTGTTTCTCCTCTGGCCTGTTTCCCTTTGCCTCGCTGGGCTGGCCGGgtcaggggaggggagagaccaTGCCTGACCTTGCTCGCTTCTACGCAACGACCTTGAAGACTGGTCACGGCATCCTCTTCTGGGTGGCTCAGGTGGTCATGCTGGGACTCGACTTGATGAGGAGGCTTTCCTTTGAG actgTGCTACTGCATGGCCTCcagggtgatggtggcggccacAAGATGTCCAAGTCCTGGGGCAGTGTGAAAGACCTCCTGGATGTCATCAGTGGGGCATCCCTGGAGGTGTGTGACTtgctggtgctggagtgtgttctGTATTGA
- the LOC135108993 gene encoding uncharacterized protein LOC135108993 isoform X4: protein MPVYHITAADGEEVWVAAARRRMQDGRLWRRKQEEDLDTCFSSGLFPFASLGWPGQGRGETMPDLARFYATTLKTGHGILFWVAQVVMLGLDLMRRLSFETVLLHGLQGDGGGHKMSKSWGSVKDLLDVISGASLEVLCKRVEGSLNAEKVLTGLV, encoded by the exons ATGCCAGTGTACCACATCACTGCAGCAGATGGCGaggaggtgtgggtggcggcTGCTCGGAGGAGGATGCAAGACGGAAGgctgtggagaaggaag caggaggaagatctGGACACCTGTTTCTCCTCTGGCCTGTTTCCCTTTGCCTCGCTGGGCTGGCCGGgtcaggggaggggagagaccaTGCCTGACCTTGCTCGCTTCTACGCAACGACCTTGAAGACTGGTCACGGCATCCTCTTCTGGGTGGCTCAGGTGGTCATGCTGGGACTCGACTTGATGAGGAGGCTTTCCTTTGAG actgTGCTACTGCATGGCCTCcagggtgatggtggcggccacAAGATGTCCAAGTCCTGGGGCAGTGTGAAAGACCTCCTGGATGTCATCAGTGGGGCATCCCTGGAG GTACTGTGcaagagggtggaggggagccTGAATGCAGAAAAGGTACTCACTGGTCTTGTATGA
- the LOC135108993 gene encoding uncharacterized protein LOC135108993 isoform X2 — MPVYHITAADGEEVWVAAARRRMQDGRLWRRKQEEDLDTCFSSGLFPFASLGWPGQGRGETMPDLARFYATTLKTGHGILFWVAQVVMLGLDLMRRLSFETVLLHGLQGDGGGHKMSKSWGSVKDLLDVISGASLEASQSVELMPFGPPCAPPASRVIVA, encoded by the exons ATGCCAGTGTACCACATCACTGCAGCAGATGGCGaggaggtgtgggtggcggcTGCTCGGAGGAGGATGCAAGACGGAAGgctgtggagaaggaag caggaggaagatctGGACACCTGTTTCTCCTCTGGCCTGTTTCCCTTTGCCTCGCTGGGCTGGCCGGgtcaggggaggggagagaccaTGCCTGACCTTGCTCGCTTCTACGCAACGACCTTGAAGACTGGTCACGGCATCCTCTTCTGGGTGGCTCAGGTGGTCATGCTGGGACTCGACTTGATGAGGAGGCTTTCCTTTGAG actgTGCTACTGCATGGCCTCcagggtgatggtggcggccacAAGATGTCCAAGTCCTGGGGCAGTGTGAAAGACCTCCTGGATGTCATCAGTGGGGCATCCCTGGAG GCATCCCAGAGTGTGGAGCTGATGCCCTTCGGTCCACCCTGTGCTCCACCAGCTTCAAGAGTCATTGTGGCATAG
- the LOC135108993 gene encoding uncharacterized protein LOC135108993 isoform X6, whose protein sequence is MSTQQEEDLDTCFSSGLFPFASLGWPGQGRGETMPDLARFYATTLKTGHGILFWVAQVVMLGLDLMRRLSFETVLLHGLQGDGGGHKMSKSWGSVKDLLDVISGASLEASQSVELMPFGPPCAPPASRVIVA, encoded by the exons ATGTCcacccagcaggaggaagatctGGACACCTGTTTCTCCTCTGGCCTGTTTCCCTTTGCCTCGCTGGGCTGGCCGGgtcaggggaggggagagaccaTGCCTGACCTTGCTCGCTTCTACGCAACGACCTTGAAGACTGGTCACGGCATCCTCTTCTGGGTGGCTCAGGTGGTCATGCTGGGACTCGACTTGATGAGGAGGCTTTCCTTTGAG actgTGCTACTGCATGGCCTCcagggtgatggtggcggccacAAGATGTCCAAGTCCTGGGGCAGTGTGAAAGACCTCCTGGATGTCATCAGTGGGGCATCCCTGGAG GCATCCCAGAGTGTGGAGCTGATGCCCTTCGGTCCACCCTGTGCTCCACCAGCTTCAAGAGTCATTGTGGCATAG
- the LOC135108993 gene encoding uncharacterized protein LOC135108993 isoform X1, translated as MSDQNEAHGTPRRSSSSSSEKKRREKDSVPLPASKRRATQDMGVKDGPSQPRPECGSPPAVAGPSHANTTTECSSGGETINRLSALLSDLIEKLDNNPVREDEPYNNCENIRGLHDISSSEEDATVNSVGLLDPLDELDTFHSMPASQDCDEVDFLKALGEFSGLFHSEEQKGEPLSERLASILNLSLRRRPSAEGIKSTCEKIKLPGNVPNLKVPVTNAAVSKTMSFGGKLIDAKLTQTNGLISKALVPIALCISDIGEKKGKNINSYLDGLNMSLRLLSSVINYINQLRKEVARLHLHDSALAELCKWEYEVGQDALFPFDVTKKCEEIHKTKKLGRPTYRPYKSSWRKYASNKQTGRPYQVSSHSRLHNQPRPFLGQKHPQGRGMHLPKLHQ; from the coding sequence ATGTCGGACCAGAACGAGGCTCACGGAACGCCAAGGCGTTCGTCATCGTCGTCCTCTGAGAAGAAGAGACGTGAGAAAGACTCTGTGCCTTTACCGGCCAGTAAAAGGAGGGCCACCCAGGACATGGGAGTGAAGGACGGCCCGAGTCAACCACGGCCCGAGTGTGGTTCACCACCAGCTGTGGCCGGCCCAAGTCACGCCAACACAACAACCGAGTGCTCGTCTGGCGGTGAAACTATCAACCGGCTATCTGCATTGTTGAGTGATTTAATTGAAAAACTCGACAATAACCCAGTACGGGAAGATGAGCCTTACAATAACTGTGAAAATATTCGTGGCCTTCATGACATTTCCTCGTCTGAGGAAGACGCCACAGTAAATTCAGTGGGTTTGCTTGACCCTTTGGATGAACTGGACACGTTCCACTCCATGCCTGCGTCCCAAGACTGTGATGAGGTTGATTTTCTTAAGGCATTAGGGGAATTCTCAGGTCTTTTCCATAGTgaggaacagaaaggagagCCCCTCTCCGAGCGTTTGGCTTCCATCCTGAACTTGAGTTTGAGACGTCGACCGTCCGCTGAAGGTATAAAATCTACTTGTGAAAAAATCAAGCTCCCAGGCAATGTGCCAAACCTAAAAGTTCCGGTGACCAACGCTGCTGTTTCCAAAACGATGAGTTTTGGTGGAAAATTGATTGACGCCAAGCTTACTCAAACTAATGGCCTGATCTCAAAAGCTTTAGTTCCTATTGCACTGTGCATAAGCGATAtcggggaaaagaaaggaaaaaatataaattcatacTTAGATGGACTAAACATGAGTCTTAGGCTGCTTTCCTCTGTTATTAATTACATTAATCAACTACGGAAAGAAGTTGCACGGCTCCATCTTCACGACTCTGCCTTGGCCGAGCTTTGCAAGTGGGAGTATGAGGTTGGACAAGATGCTCTTTTTCCGTTTGATGTGACTAAGAAATGCgaggaaatacataaaacaaagaaactggGAAGGCCTACATACCGTCCTTACAAGTCTTCTTGGAGGAAGTATGCTTCAAACAAGCAAACTGGGCGGCCCTATCAGGTTTCCTCGCATTCTCGGCTACATAACCAGCCAAGGCCTTTTTTAGGCCAGAAGCATCCCCAGGGGAGAGGGATGCATTTACCAAAACTCCACCAATAA
- the LOC135109340 gene encoding uncharacterized protein LOC135109340: MTKGAMDLYMSEVARGVARGRLAACATREMCMNIKKGACQERFVWCKELAQEASEAVQSGRLNLVPQLHRRAWHSWLDNITDWCVSQQLWWGHRMPVYHITAADGREVWVAAARRKMQGGRLCRRKTVLLHGLLCDGGGHKTSKSWGNVINPLDVISGASLEVLCERMEGSLNTEEVLTGIREELPHRHPRVWS; this comes from the exons ATGACCAA aggGGCAATGGATCTGTACAtgagtgaggtggcgaggggcgtggccagggggcggctagcagcgtgtgccaccagggaaatgtgtatgaacataaaaaaaggcgCCTGTCAAGAAAG gTTCGTTTGGTGCAAGGAGTTGGCACAAGAGGCGTCTGAGGCTGTGCAGAGCGGCCGTCTGAACCTGGTGCCACAGCTGCACAGGAGGGCATGGCATAGCTGGCTGGACAACATCACAGACTGGTGTGTCTCCCAGCAACTCTGGTGGGGCCACAGAATGCCAGTGTACCACATCACTGCAGCAGACGGccgggaggtgtgggtggcagCTGCtcggaggaagatgcaaggcggAAGGCTGTGCAGAAGGAAG actgtgctgctgcatggcctcctgtgtgatggtggcggccacAAGACATCCAAGTCCTGGGGCAATGTGATAAACCCCCTGGATGTGATCAGTGGGGCGTCCCTGGAG GTACTGTgtgagaggatggaggggagcCTGAATACAGAAGAGGTACTCACTGGTATCAGGGAGGAACTTCCCCACAGGCATCCCAGAGTGTGGAGCTGA
- the LOC135108993 gene encoding uncharacterized protein LOC135108993 isoform X3: MPVYHITAADGEEVWVAAARRRMQDGRLWRRKEEDLDTCFSSGLFPFASLGWPGQGRGETMPDLARFYATTLKTGHGILFWVAQVVMLGLDLMRRLSFETVLLHGLQGDGGGHKMSKSWGSVKDLLDVISGASLEASQSVELMPFGPPCAPPASRVIVA; this comes from the exons ATGCCAGTGTACCACATCACTGCAGCAGATGGCGaggaggtgtgggtggcggcTGCTCGGAGGAGGATGCAAGACGGAAGgctgtggagaaggaag gaggaagatctGGACACCTGTTTCTCCTCTGGCCTGTTTCCCTTTGCCTCGCTGGGCTGGCCGGgtcaggggaggggagagaccaTGCCTGACCTTGCTCGCTTCTACGCAACGACCTTGAAGACTGGTCACGGCATCCTCTTCTGGGTGGCTCAGGTGGTCATGCTGGGACTCGACTTGATGAGGAGGCTTTCCTTTGAG actgTGCTACTGCATGGCCTCcagggtgatggtggcggccacAAGATGTCCAAGTCCTGGGGCAGTGTGAAAGACCTCCTGGATGTCATCAGTGGGGCATCCCTGGAG GCATCCCAGAGTGTGGAGCTGATGCCCTTCGGTCCACCCTGTGCTCCACCAGCTTCAAGAGTCATTGTGGCATAG